A section of the Acidobacterium capsulatum ATCC 51196 genome encodes:
- a CDS encoding BrxA/BrxB family bacilliredoxin: MYPEIMVIPMREELTRVGIKEARTAADVDAALAAPGTTMVVVNSICGCAAGKMRPGVRLALQNAVVPDQSITVFAGQDREATDRARSYFEGHPPSSPAIAILRDGKLIYLMQRAIIETNTAQAIGQELARAFNEYCAKTTA; encoded by the coding sequence ATGTATCCAGAAATTATGGTTATTCCGATGCGCGAGGAACTGACCCGCGTCGGCATCAAGGAAGCCCGCACAGCCGCTGACGTCGATGCGGCCCTGGCAGCTCCCGGCACCACCATGGTGGTCGTGAACTCGATCTGCGGTTGCGCTGCCGGAAAGATGCGCCCCGGCGTTCGCCTGGCGTTGCAGAATGCGGTGGTGCCCGACCAGTCGATCACCGTTTTTGCCGGACAGGATCGCGAAGCCACCGATCGCGCCCGCTCGTACTTTGAAGGCCATCCGCCTTCATCGCCGGCGATTGCTATTCTGCGCGACGGCAAGCTCATCTACCTGATGCAGCGCGCCATCATCGAGACGAACACCGCACAGGCCATCGGCCAGGAACTGGCCCGTGCCTTCAACGAATATTGCGCCAAAACCACGGCCTGA
- a CDS encoding peptidoglycan-binding domain-containing protein → MPSKRSWHIAAFVLCAALLTSSAWGSPAHRRHHYRHHHYFRHHSKPHQLRGQRAMASSRVEQIQAALIREHYLTGEPNGDWNDETQAAMRKYQADHGWQTKLLPDARALIKLGLGPKVDETEEAQNSKQPQQPKPSISYADTLAAVHALPE, encoded by the coding sequence ATGCCTTCCAAGCGATCCTGGCACATCGCCGCCTTTGTATTGTGCGCCGCGCTGCTCACGAGCTCCGCCTGGGGCAGCCCAGCTCACCGACGCCATCATTACCGTCACCATCACTACTTCCGGCATCACTCCAAACCCCATCAGCTTCGGGGACAGCGCGCGATGGCCTCCTCACGCGTGGAGCAGATTCAGGCAGCGCTGATTCGGGAACACTACCTGACGGGCGAGCCCAACGGTGACTGGAACGACGAGACGCAGGCTGCGATGCGCAAGTATCAGGCCGACCACGGCTGGCAGACCAAGCTGCTGCCCGACGCCCGCGCGCTGATCAAGCTGGGCCTTGGTCCGAAGGTAGACGAGACGGAAGAAGCACAGAACAGCAAGCAGCCTCAGCAGCCGAAGCCTTCCATCAGCTATGCGGACACGCTGGCCGCCGTGCATGCTCTGCCCGAATAG
- a CDS encoding trypsin-like peptidase domain-containing protein, whose translation MKSMLRRLGNRRLASTFTILATLSAGILIGSIAAHGVHGQEKVNSSDAAQLTIPKPVNLATNFTKIAKEVSPAVVNISTETVPKHVNNQQQMGPGGDNGMQQFFQHFFGMGPMGPQEGQPDDSGQVREALGSGFIVDPHGYIITNYHVIKGATSILVKLKSDPAGSNGHTATVVGFDKSTDLAVIKIKVDHPLPVVQMGNSDSMQVGDQVIAIGAPLALTQTVTAGIVSAKDRDIEPGAAGEFKHYIQTDAAINPGNSGGPLVNMDGQVIGVNTAIYTETGGFQGIGFAMPSNTVINVYNQLIGPEHKVVRGSLGVEFQQNLPPAVAHVYGVKSGVLISSVVAGSPAAKAGLKPGDIITSVDGTPIRDGNDLINNISVRKPGSSVNLGFVHDGKPQTANVTIFSQSELQKLIANGGNGSGSGSNGSGETGHVKLGITVSNLPPGAPAGLQGVLIQGVEPGSFADTQLHLNGAEGMVITAINRHQVHNVAEFKAIVGGLHSGDDVALQLVNPQDPNAGTNYVGGTLP comes from the coding sequence ATGAAATCAATGCTTCGGCGTCTCGGTAATCGCCGTCTCGCTTCTACGTTCACCATTCTTGCCACCTTATCCGCGGGCATTCTGATTGGTTCTATCGCCGCGCACGGCGTGCATGGTCAGGAGAAGGTGAACAGCTCCGATGCAGCTCAACTGACGATCCCCAAGCCGGTCAATCTGGCGACCAACTTCACCAAGATCGCCAAAGAAGTCAGCCCGGCCGTCGTGAACATCAGCACCGAGACGGTCCCCAAGCATGTCAACAATCAGCAGCAGATGGGCCCCGGCGGGGACAATGGCATGCAGCAGTTCTTTCAGCACTTCTTTGGCATGGGCCCGATGGGCCCGCAAGAGGGGCAGCCCGATGATAGCGGCCAGGTGCGGGAAGCGCTGGGTTCCGGCTTCATTGTGGATCCGCATGGCTACATCATCACCAACTACCACGTGATCAAGGGCGCGACGAGCATTCTGGTCAAGCTGAAGTCGGACCCGGCGGGCTCCAATGGGCACACAGCGACGGTGGTTGGCTTCGACAAGTCCACCGATCTCGCCGTGATCAAGATCAAGGTGGACCATCCGCTGCCGGTCGTACAAATGGGGAATTCCGACTCCATGCAGGTGGGCGATCAGGTGATCGCGATTGGCGCGCCGCTCGCGCTGACCCAGACGGTGACCGCAGGCATTGTCTCCGCGAAGGACCGCGACATTGAGCCGGGCGCCGCGGGCGAGTTCAAGCACTACATTCAGACCGATGCGGCCATCAACCCGGGCAATTCGGGTGGTCCGCTGGTGAACATGGACGGCCAGGTGATCGGCGTGAACACGGCGATCTACACGGAGACGGGCGGCTTCCAGGGCATTGGTTTTGCTATGCCGTCCAATACCGTCATCAATGTCTATAACCAGCTCATTGGCCCCGAGCACAAGGTGGTTCGCGGCAGTCTGGGCGTTGAGTTCCAGCAGAATCTGCCTCCGGCGGTGGCGCATGTTTATGGTGTCAAGTCGGGCGTGCTGATCAGCAGCGTAGTGGCGGGCTCCCCTGCCGCCAAGGCCGGCCTGAAGCCGGGCGACATCATTACCAGCGTGGACGGCACGCCGATCCGCGACGGCAATGACCTGATCAACAACATCTCGGTTCGCAAGCCGGGAAGCAGCGTCAACCTGGGCTTTGTGCATGACGGCAAGCCGCAGACAGCCAACGTGACCATCTTCAGCCAGTCGGAACTGCAGAAGCTGATTGCCAACGGCGGCAACGGCTCGGGTTCGGGCAGCAATGGCTCTGGAGAGACCGGCCACGTGAAGCTGGGCATCACGGTCAGCAATCTGCCTCCGGGCGCTCCTGCCGGACTTCAGGGCGTGCTGATCCAGGGTGTGGAGCCGGGATCCTTTGCCGACACGCAGTTGCACCTGAACGGCGCGGAGGGCATGGTGATCACTGCGATCAACCGGCATCAGGTACACAACGTGGCCGAGTTCAAGGCGATTGTGGGCGGCCTGCACTCGGGCGACGATGTGGCTCTGCAGCTTGTGAATCCGCAGGACCCGAACGCAGGGACCAACTACGTGGGCGGCACGCTCCCGTAA
- a CDS encoding DMT family transporter yields MLTNEERPGCYAASMSHKLRAHLMLTAVVCVWGATFVVIKSALADISPLLFNLIRMTIASACLLAIYGRRLRRLRWATLGAGALTGLCLAAGYQFQTAGLRLTTPSKSAFLTGLVVVLVPLLAGIPGLRPPGASLPKWNAWLGVVAAFVGIVLLTAPQGSGWSILMLREINPGDLLTLACALGFSLHVIALAHFSPRFDFEQLAILQIVFCTLAMGVTTPLLEKCWVHWTPRVVIALVVAAVLATAAAFTVQAWAQQILPATHTALILALEPVFAWVTAFLVLRTGLHGREIVGALLILAGIGVTELMPSRMQPTMPEMPSI; encoded by the coding sequence GTGCTTACGAATGAAGAGCGGCCCGGCTGCTATGCTGCCAGCATGTCGCATAAGCTGCGCGCCCATCTCATGCTTACGGCTGTGGTTTGTGTATGGGGCGCTACGTTTGTAGTGATCAAGAGCGCGCTGGCGGACATCTCTCCGCTGCTCTTCAACCTCATTCGCATGACCATTGCCTCGGCGTGCCTGCTTGCGATTTATGGGCGGCGTCTGCGCAGGCTGCGCTGGGCGACCCTGGGCGCGGGCGCGCTGACGGGGCTGTGTCTTGCGGCTGGATATCAGTTTCAAACGGCCGGATTGCGGCTGACGACTCCCTCCAAGTCAGCTTTTTTGACGGGACTGGTGGTGGTTCTGGTTCCGCTGCTGGCGGGGATTCCGGGGCTGCGGCCGCCGGGCGCGAGCTTGCCGAAGTGGAATGCGTGGCTGGGAGTTGTGGCGGCGTTTGTGGGCATTGTGCTGCTGACCGCTCCGCAAGGGAGCGGATGGTCCATATTGATGCTGCGGGAGATCAATCCGGGCGACCTGTTGACGCTGGCCTGCGCGCTGGGGTTTTCATTGCACGTGATTGCTCTGGCGCATTTCTCGCCCCGGTTTGATTTTGAGCAGCTCGCAATTCTGCAGATTGTATTTTGCACGCTGGCGATGGGGGTGACGACTCCCCTGCTGGAGAAGTGCTGGGTGCATTGGACACCGCGCGTGGTGATCGCCCTTGTGGTGGCAGCGGTGCTGGCGACGGCGGCGGCCTTTACCGTGCAGGCCTGGGCGCAGCAAATTTTGCCAGCGACACACACGGCGCTGATTCTTGCGCTGGAGCCGGTTTTTGCCTGGGTGACCGCCTTTCTGGTGCTGAGAACCGGGCTGCACGGAAGGGAGATTGTGGGTGCGTTGCTGATTCTGGCCGGGATTGGCGTCACGGAATTGATGCCGTCGCGCATGCAACCCACGATGCCGGAAATGCCTTCCATCTAA
- a CDS encoding glycoside hydrolase family 28 protein, translated as MKTIDSVRRDLLRFGSFGVAAAAAPALALAADRHSPAARPDHAAATPTFNVRHYGATGDGKTVDSPAINRAIEAAAAAGGGTVVFPAGVYMSFSIRLKSNVHLYLSRGCTILAADSPTPGEQTGYRGGVYDAAEPNTPWEHYQDYGHNHWHNSLLWGEDLHDISITGPGLIWGRGLSNGRKQGEWSTAFVAEQAGVGNKAIALKKCHNVILRDFSILKGGHFGLLLTGVDNLTIDNLIIDTDRDGMDIDCCQNVRVTNCTVNSPWDDGICPKSSYALGYRRDTKNVTISNCWVTGTYQLGSIIDGTFRKFPEDQPIWRTGRIKCGTESNGGFINITITNCTFEGCYGYALETVDGALLEDITISNTTMRDLTCGPLFLRLGARLRGPEATTQIGKLRRILVSNLDCYNATPKFSSIFAGLPGHEIEDVKLSNIYIETSGGHNTPIAAPPNKPAGYPEPTMFGTTPAYGFFIRNLRNLEMSHVELATRANDVRPAIYLDRVDRADFFAITAPVHQGGAFSLHNVKDFRVGWSRAAADRNLPEADNLTL; from the coding sequence ATGAAAACCATCGATTCCGTTCGTCGCGATCTTCTCCGCTTTGGCAGTTTCGGCGTTGCTGCCGCGGCGGCTCCTGCTCTGGCTCTTGCTGCGGACAGGCACTCTCCCGCTGCCCGTCCTGACCATGCCGCTGCGACACCCACGTTCAACGTGCGCCACTACGGCGCAACGGGAGACGGCAAAACCGTCGATTCGCCTGCCATCAACCGTGCGATCGAGGCGGCCGCAGCAGCCGGCGGCGGAACGGTCGTCTTTCCGGCCGGCGTTTACATGAGCTTTTCCATCCGCCTGAAGAGCAACGTGCATCTCTACCTCTCGCGGGGCTGCACCATTCTCGCGGCGGACTCGCCCACCCCCGGCGAACAGACCGGCTATCGCGGCGGCGTCTATGATGCAGCCGAGCCGAACACCCCCTGGGAGCATTACCAGGACTACGGTCACAATCACTGGCACAATTCGCTTCTCTGGGGGGAGGATCTCCACGACATCAGCATCACCGGACCCGGGCTGATCTGGGGCCGAGGCCTTTCCAATGGACGCAAGCAGGGCGAATGGAGCACGGCATTCGTCGCCGAGCAGGCCGGTGTCGGCAACAAGGCCATCGCCCTCAAGAAGTGTCACAACGTAATTCTGCGGGACTTCTCCATCCTGAAAGGTGGTCACTTCGGCCTGCTCCTCACCGGCGTGGACAACCTCACCATCGACAATCTCATCATCGACACCGACCGCGACGGCATGGACATTGATTGCTGCCAGAACGTGCGCGTCACCAACTGCACCGTCAACTCCCCATGGGACGATGGCATCTGCCCAAAATCCAGCTACGCCCTCGGCTACCGCCGCGACACCAAAAATGTGACCATCAGCAACTGCTGGGTCACCGGCACTTATCAGCTCGGCTCCATCATCGACGGCACCTTCCGCAAATTTCCCGAGGATCAGCCCATCTGGAGAACCGGGCGCATCAAGTGCGGCACCGAGTCCAACGGCGGCTTTATCAATATCACGATTACAAACTGCACCTTTGAGGGCTGCTACGGCTACGCGCTCGAAACCGTGGACGGCGCGCTGCTCGAAGACATCACCATTTCCAACACCACCATGCGCGATCTGACCTGCGGCCCGCTCTTTCTCCGTCTCGGTGCGCGCCTGCGTGGCCCCGAGGCAACCACGCAGATCGGAAAGCTGCGACGCATCCTCGTCAGCAATCTCGACTGCTACAACGCAACTCCCAAATTCAGCTCCATTTTTGCCGGCCTGCCCGGCCATGAGATTGAAGACGTCAAGCTCTCGAACATCTATATCGAAACCTCTGGCGGTCACAACACACCCATCGCCGCACCGCCCAACAAGCCGGCCGGTTATCCTGAGCCGACCATGTTCGGCACCACCCCGGCGTATGGCTTCTTTATCCGCAATCTGCGCAATCTTGAGATGAGTCATGTCGAGTTGGCCACACGCGCGAACGATGTGCGCCCGGCCATCTACCTTGATCGCGTCGACCGCGCCGACTTCTTCGCCATCACCGCGCCCGTTCACCAGGGCGGCGCATTCTCGCTGCACAACGTGAAGGACTTTCGCGTGGGCTGGAGCCGCGCAGCCGCCGACCGCAATCTGCCCGAGGCTGACAATCTGACCCTCTGA
- a CDS encoding MATE family efflux transporter: protein MSSQLHLPLDREARSRVNLWQELWHLLKLASPIVLSELGWMTMGIVDLIMVGKLSPVAIGAVGLGNAIYYGPSLFGIGLLLGLDTLIAQAWGRRDFDECHRWLAQGVYLAVAATVPLMLLVMGGALLFTGHGVNAQVSGLTRSFLVYLNLSTLPLLVYGAFRRYLQGVGRVRPISFALISANLVNWGLNWALIYGHLGLPALGVRGSAISTCFARVYMAAVLVYAAWLHEKGRGHALFAHWPRFDLRRLRMLCALGLPAGTQVVLEVAGFGAATIMASHLDPISLATHEIVLNCAAYTYMVPLGISAAAAVAVGHAVGAGDRPRAGRAGYLAIALGAGFMACMACTFLLFPKQILSLWTHDAQVIALGEHILLLVAAFQIFDGIQSVTTGALRGMGETRYPMWMNLGAYWIFGLPLGALLCFGLQWQLTGLWTGLTAALILLAIALLLRWRSDLRREAAAIPAA from the coding sequence ATGAGTTCGCAACTCCATCTTCCGCTCGATAGAGAAGCCCGTTCGCGCGTGAACCTGTGGCAGGAGCTATGGCACCTGCTCAAGCTCGCCAGCCCCATCGTGCTGTCCGAGCTCGGCTGGATGACCATGGGCATCGTCGATCTCATCATGGTCGGCAAGCTCAGTCCCGTCGCCATTGGAGCCGTGGGCCTCGGCAACGCCATCTATTACGGGCCATCTCTCTTCGGCATTGGATTGCTGCTCGGTCTCGACACCCTCATTGCGCAGGCATGGGGCCGTCGCGATTTCGATGAGTGCCACCGTTGGCTGGCCCAGGGCGTTTATCTCGCCGTAGCCGCGACCGTGCCTCTCATGCTGCTGGTCATGGGCGGCGCGCTGCTCTTCACCGGCCACGGCGTCAACGCTCAGGTCAGCGGACTCACCCGCTCCTTTCTCGTCTATCTCAACCTGAGCACACTCCCGTTGCTGGTCTACGGAGCCTTCCGCCGTTATCTGCAGGGTGTGGGCCGCGTGCGCCCGATCAGCTTCGCGCTCATCTCGGCCAATCTGGTGAACTGGGGCCTCAACTGGGCCTTGATCTACGGCCATCTGGGCTTGCCGGCCCTCGGAGTGCGCGGCTCAGCCATCTCCACCTGCTTTGCGCGCGTCTACATGGCGGCGGTGCTGGTCTATGCCGCGTGGCTGCACGAGAAGGGTCGGGGACACGCGCTCTTCGCGCATTGGCCCCGCTTTGACCTGCGCCGCCTGCGCATGCTCTGCGCTTTGGGCCTGCCCGCAGGCACGCAGGTGGTGCTTGAGGTCGCCGGATTCGGCGCGGCCACCATCATGGCGTCGCACCTTGACCCCATCTCTCTGGCCACGCATGAGATTGTGCTCAACTGCGCCGCCTATACCTACATGGTGCCGCTCGGCATCTCGGCGGCGGCGGCCGTGGCCGTGGGCCACGCGGTGGGCGCCGGTGACCGGCCACGCGCAGGCCGCGCAGGTTATCTCGCCATTGCTCTCGGCGCGGGCTTCATGGCATGCATGGCCTGCACCTTTCTGCTGTTTCCAAAGCAGATTCTCTCGCTCTGGACGCACGATGCCCAGGTCATCGCGCTCGGCGAGCACATTTTGTTATTGGTCGCGGCCTTTCAGATTTTCGACGGAATTCAATCCGTAACCACCGGCGCATTGCGCGGCATGGGCGAAACCCGCTATCCCATGTGGATGAATCTGGGCGCATACTGGATCTTTGGGTTGCCGCTGGGTGCGCTGCTCTGCTTTGGGCTGCAATGGCAGCTCACCGGCCTCTGGACCGGCCTCACCGCGGCGCTGATTCTGCTTGCCATCGCGTTGCTGCTGCGATGGCGAAGCGATCTCAGGCGCGAAGCAGCCGCAATTCCGGCTGCCTGA
- a CDS encoding RrF2 family transcriptional regulator: MAVNTRFATGVHAMVLLAAEPDTLQTSETIAGRLETNPVVVRRVFSLLHHAGLVDSHKGPSGGSKLARPAKQITLADIYKALDTGDLFHTAEFASEEAAHTASALHQVFKNIERSLRDELSKTTLSQIAKKATRKAAKADGKKHK, from the coding sequence ATGGCCGTCAACACTCGCTTTGCTACGGGCGTGCACGCGATGGTGTTACTTGCTGCCGAACCCGACACGCTGCAGACATCCGAGACCATTGCCGGACGGCTGGAAACCAATCCAGTCGTAGTACGCCGCGTCTTCTCGCTGCTGCATCACGCCGGACTTGTAGATAGTCACAAAGGGCCCAGCGGTGGATCAAAACTGGCACGACCTGCCAAGCAGATCACCCTGGCCGATATCTACAAGGCACTCGACACAGGCGACCTCTTTCACACGGCAGAGTTTGCCAGCGAAGAGGCCGCGCACACCGCCAGCGCCCTGCACCAGGTCTTCAAGAATATCGAACGCTCCCTGCGGGACGAGCTCTCAAAGACCACCCTCTCTCAGATTGCCAAAAAGGCCACGCGCAAAGCCGCCAAGGCCGACGGCAAGAAACACAAGTAA
- a CDS encoding TIGR00282 family metallophosphoesterase, which translates to MKILFVGDVFGSAGRSIVREHLPHVMETHSVDLLVINGENAAGGFGITPAIAEELFDLGAHVITTGNHVWDKRELIEYMQSVPAGSKERPRRVIRPANYAAGTPGHGVFEGTLPNGQAFAVINLQGQVFMANHANPFHTIDALLPQIQARVILLDFHAEATSEKVAMGWHLDGRVTAVLGTHTHVPTADARVLPGGTAFQTDVGMSGPYNSVIGVEKEQVLHRFLTGMPAKFEAAKGDPRMAATLIECDGATGKAIAVRTFLMGE; encoded by the coding sequence TTGAAGATTTTGTTTGTAGGCGACGTCTTCGGCAGCGCTGGAAGGAGCATCGTCCGGGAGCATCTGCCGCACGTCATGGAGACGCACAGCGTCGATCTGCTCGTCATCAATGGCGAAAACGCAGCCGGTGGCTTCGGCATCACTCCCGCCATCGCCGAGGAACTCTTCGACCTGGGCGCGCACGTCATCACCACCGGCAATCACGTATGGGATAAGCGCGAGCTGATCGAATACATGCAGTCCGTGCCAGCCGGGAGCAAGGAGCGCCCGCGCCGCGTGATTCGCCCGGCCAATTATGCAGCGGGAACGCCAGGCCACGGCGTCTTTGAAGGCACGCTGCCCAATGGTCAGGCCTTTGCCGTCATCAATCTGCAGGGGCAGGTCTTCATGGCCAACCATGCCAACCCGTTCCATACCATCGATGCGCTGCTGCCGCAGATTCAGGCACGCGTCATTCTGCTGGACTTCCACGCCGAGGCGACATCGGAGAAAGTGGCAATGGGCTGGCACCTCGACGGCCGGGTCACCGCCGTGCTGGGCACGCACACCCACGTGCCCACCGCCGATGCCCGGGTTCTGCCCGGCGGAACGGCATTTCAAACGGATGTGGGCATGAGCGGCCCATACAACAGTGTGATTGGCGTTGAGAAGGAGCAGGTCCTGCACCGCTTCCTGACCGGCATGCCCGCCAAGTTCGAGGCCGCCAAGGGCGACCCCCGCATGGCCGCCACGCTCATCGAGTGCGACGGCGCCACCGGAAAAGCAATCGCCGTGCGTACCTTTTTGATGGGGGAGTAA
- the lysS gene encoding lysine--tRNA ligase, protein MFESDFERNLFTLRQEKLKQIEALGQAAYPNSFAATHTVPEIWARYHDVSGEQLEAERVPVAIAGRMMANRPAGKAGFAHLQQGGERLQLYVRKDAVGDAAFDVYKLLDLGDHIGVTGYLFRTRTNELSVHVETLTFLAKAMLAMPDKYHGLEDVELRYRQRYVDLFMNPEVREVFVKRAKVLAATRKFFDSRGYVEVETPMMQPIAGGAAARPFITHHNALDIDLYLRIAPELYLKRLVVGGLDRVYEINRNFRNEGISTQHNPEFTMLEFYQAYANYHDLMKLTEEFITFVAQEVNGTTVTEFPIPKGPRAGEVVEIDLAKWRRFTMREAIIEFWPDEFGAKPTEAEIAFSIDQVLMRAIRMMHAHFPNWATVFPPETEEQGWAEAEHALKKLTIQIQILLQHVERGLPHGKAISELFELLAEEHLIEPTIIYDFPLAVSPLSKQKPDEPEWVERFEFYIGGFELGNAFSELNDPSEQQRRFEMQLAERERGDDEAHQMDADYVRALGYGLPPTGGEGIGIDRLTMVLTGSRSIRDVILFPLLRPQVREAEKTEEE, encoded by the coding sequence GTGTTTGAGTCCGATTTCGAGCGTAACCTCTTCACGCTCCGCCAGGAAAAACTGAAGCAGATCGAAGCCCTGGGCCAGGCGGCCTATCCCAACAGCTTTGCGGCCACGCATACCGTGCCCGAAATATGGGCGAGGTATCACGACGTCAGCGGGGAGCAGTTGGAGGCCGAGCGCGTTCCCGTGGCCATTGCCGGCCGCATGATGGCCAACCGCCCGGCGGGCAAGGCCGGCTTTGCGCATCTGCAGCAAGGTGGCGAGCGCTTGCAACTTTATGTCCGCAAGGATGCCGTGGGCGACGCGGCCTTTGACGTGTACAAGCTGCTCGACCTGGGCGATCACATCGGCGTGACCGGCTACCTGTTCCGCACGCGGACAAACGAGTTGAGCGTGCATGTGGAGACGCTGACCTTTCTGGCGAAGGCCATGCTGGCGATGCCGGACAAGTATCACGGCCTGGAAGACGTGGAGCTGCGCTACCGCCAGCGGTATGTGGATCTGTTTATGAATCCTGAGGTGCGCGAGGTATTTGTGAAGCGCGCCAAGGTGCTGGCTGCTACGCGCAAGTTTTTTGACAGCCGCGGCTACGTCGAAGTGGAAACGCCGATGATGCAGCCCATCGCGGGCGGCGCGGCGGCGCGGCCCTTCATCACGCATCACAATGCCCTCGATATTGATCTTTATCTGCGCATTGCGCCGGAGCTTTATCTGAAGCGCCTCGTGGTGGGTGGGCTCGATCGCGTGTATGAGATCAACCGCAACTTCCGCAACGAGGGCATCTCGACGCAGCACAATCCCGAGTTCACGATGCTGGAGTTTTACCAGGCCTACGCGAATTATCACGACCTGATGAAGCTGACCGAGGAGTTCATCACGTTCGTGGCGCAGGAGGTGAACGGGACGACGGTGACCGAATTCCCGATTCCCAAGGGGCCGCGCGCGGGCGAAGTGGTGGAGATTGACCTCGCGAAGTGGCGCCGCTTCACGATGCGGGAGGCGATCATTGAGTTTTGGCCGGATGAGTTTGGAGCGAAGCCCACCGAAGCGGAGATAGCCTTTTCGATTGATCAAGTTTTGATGCGTGCCATCAGAATGATGCACGCGCACTTTCCAAATTGGGCAACGGTGTTTCCACCGGAAACTGAAGAGCAAGGTTGGGCCGAAGCCGAGCATGCACTTAAGAAATTGACTATACAGATACAGATCTTGCTTCAACATGTTGAAAGAGGGCTTCCCCATGGGAAGGCTATTTCAGAATTATTTGAGCTACTTGCCGAAGAGCATCTCATCGAACCCACGATCATCTACGACTTCCCTCTTGCGGTTTCGCCGCTCTCGAAGCAGAAGCCCGATGAGCCGGAGTGGGTGGAGCGCTTTGAGTTTTACATTGGCGGATTTGAGCTGGGCAATGCCTTCAGCGAACTGAATGACCCGAGCGAGCAGCAGCGCCGCTTTGAAATGCAGCTTGCCGAGCGCGAACGCGGCGATGACGAGGCTCACCAGATGGACGCCGACTATGTGCGGGCGCTGGGCTATGGGCTGCCGCCGACCGGCGGCGAAGGCATCGGCATTGACCGGTTGACGATGGTTCTGACCGGCTCGCGCTCGATTCGCGATGTAATTCTCTTTCCGCTGCTGCGCCCGCAGGTGCGGGAAGCTGAGAAAACGGAAGAAGAGTAA
- a CDS encoding AtpZ/AtpI family protein, with the protein MRDTLIKADHMLQIAFMLPAAAFVGWIAGALLDLWLHQHWIYIAGIMLGIAAGFVQIFRMLHGLDRMPGSGTKKQPPPADHR; encoded by the coding sequence GTGCGTGACACGCTGATCAAGGCCGATCACATGCTGCAGATCGCCTTCATGCTGCCGGCCGCGGCATTCGTCGGCTGGATCGCAGGCGCCCTGCTCGATCTGTGGTTGCACCAGCACTGGATTTACATCGCAGGCATTATGCTAGGGATAGCGGCGGGTTTCGTGCAGATCTTCCGGATGCTGCACGGGCTGGACCGCATGCCTGGGAGCGGCACGAAAAAGCAGCCTCCCCCGGCCGACCATCGTTAG
- the atpB gene encoding F0F1 ATP synthase subunit A, with protein sequence MLHWLYQLTALLNRLFGADVTALMARFGVHPAHPAHPINNRLTLQLIVAAGLILFFIYVRLRLSVEHPGKSQHLAEMVFEYVEGQAVDIMQHGYEPYLSYATVIGVFILLCNLMGLLPGIETPTASPVVPLGLAILTFIYYNMHGLWKQGPISYFKHFLGPVWWMTPLMLPMEIVSHLARVLSLTVRLYANMFASDLLTLVFFSLFPIGLPIIFLGLHFAVAVIQSYVFMLLTLIYLTQAVSHDEAEL encoded by the coding sequence ATGCTCCACTGGCTCTACCAGCTCACAGCACTGCTGAATCGTCTGTTTGGCGCCGACGTCACGGCCCTCATGGCGCGCTTCGGCGTGCATCCCGCGCATCCGGCGCACCCGATCAATAATCGGCTGACGCTGCAGCTGATTGTGGCCGCCGGCCTGATTCTCTTTTTTATCTACGTGCGTCTGCGCCTCAGCGTCGAGCATCCGGGCAAATCACAGCACCTGGCCGAGATGGTCTTCGAGTATGTCGAGGGGCAGGCCGTTGATATCATGCAGCACGGCTATGAGCCGTACCTGAGCTATGCCACCGTCATCGGCGTCTTCATTCTGCTGTGCAACCTGATGGGGCTTCTGCCCGGCATCGAGACGCCCACCGCCAGCCCCGTCGTGCCGCTCGGCCTGGCTATTCTGACGTTTATTTACTACAACATGCATGGCCTCTGGAAGCAGGGTCCCATCAGCTATTTCAAGCATTTCCTGGGGCCGGTCTGGTGGATGACTCCACTGATGCTGCCGATGGAAATTGTCTCGCACCTCGCCCGTGTCCTGTCGCTTACGGTGCGACTCTACGCCAATATGTTTGCGAGTGACCTGCTTACGCTGGTATTTTTCTCGCTGTTCCCGATTGGCTTGCCGATCATCTTCCTGGGACTGCACTTCGCCGTGGCGGTGATTCAGTCTTACGTGTTCATGCTGTTGACGTTGATTTACCTTACGCAGGCTGTCTCACACGATGAGGCAGAGCTCTAA